A single region of the Acidobacteriota bacterium genome encodes:
- a CDS encoding peptide chain release factor 3 produces the protein MTTLAEAVSRRRTFAIISHPDAGKTTLTEKLLLYAGAIQLAGAVKARGEARRARSDWMKVERERGISVSASVMTFEYEGNTFNLLDTPGHEDFSEDTYRTLTAVDSAVMVLDAAKGIEAQTRKLFEVCRLRDMPITSFINKLDRDARDPFDLLDEIADTLQLEVAPMTWPVGMGRSFQGSYDLIADRLILFAPGDRERRAAERVVRGLDSPDIDRAIGGEPAARLREEVEMVRELCPPFDADAFLAGNRTPVYFGSALRSFGVGALLDGLARHAPAPRPQQAAERTVAPGESPVTGFVFKIQANMDPKHRDRIAFVRLCSGRFHRGIRLFHPRSGRTLNIHNPVLFLAQDRELAEEAWPGDIIGIPNHGNLRIGDALSAGEPIRFVGVPSFAPDLLRRVRPDDPLRAKHLGRALLQLAEEGVAQVFRTRNGNDWIVGVAGTLQFDVLADRIRTEYEVPVRFESTAMSLARWIEADDDRTVRDFVRRNEAKIAHDHNGAPLFLAANRYWLDRAAENAPEVRFLATREQAV, from the coding sequence ATGACCACCCTCGCCGAAGCGGTTTCCCGCCGCCGCACGTTCGCCATCATCTCCCACCCGGACGCGGGCAAGACCACGCTGACCGAGAAGCTCCTGCTCTACGCCGGCGCGATCCAGCTCGCCGGCGCGGTGAAGGCCCGCGGTGAAGCCCGCCGGGCCCGCTCGGACTGGATGAAGGTGGAGCGAGAACGAGGCATCTCCGTCAGCGCCTCCGTCATGACCTTTGAGTACGAGGGCAACACGTTCAACCTGCTCGACACCCCCGGCCACGAGGACTTCAGCGAAGACACCTACCGGACGCTGACGGCGGTGGACTCGGCGGTCATGGTCCTCGACGCCGCCAAGGGCATCGAAGCGCAGACGCGGAAGCTGTTCGAGGTCTGCCGCCTGCGCGACATGCCGATCACGAGCTTCATCAACAAGCTGGACCGCGACGCGCGGGATCCGTTCGATCTGCTCGACGAGATCGCCGACACGCTGCAGCTCGAGGTCGCTCCGATGACCTGGCCTGTCGGCATGGGACGGAGCTTCCAGGGAAGCTACGACCTGATCGCCGACCGGCTGATCCTCTTCGCGCCGGGAGACAGGGAGCGACGAGCCGCGGAACGAGTCGTTCGCGGCCTCGACTCCCCGGACATCGACAGGGCGATCGGCGGGGAACCGGCGGCCAGACTGCGCGAGGAAGTCGAGATGGTGCGCGAACTCTGCCCGCCGTTCGACGCCGACGCCTTTCTTGCGGGCAACCGGACTCCCGTCTACTTCGGCAGCGCGCTCCGCAGCTTCGGCGTCGGTGCTCTCCTCGACGGCCTCGCCCGCCATGCGCCGGCGCCGCGGCCGCAGCAGGCGGCCGAGCGCACCGTCGCGCCCGGCGAGAGTCCCGTCACCGGCTTCGTGTTCAAGATCCAGGCAAACATGGACCCGAAGCACCGCGACCGGATCGCGTTCGTGCGCCTGTGTTCGGGGCGCTTCCATCGCGGCATCCGCCTGTTCCATCCACGCAGCGGACGTACCCTGAACATCCACAACCCGGTCCTGTTCCTGGCCCAGGACCGGGAGCTCGCCGAGGAAGCCTGGCCCGGCGACATCATCGGCATCCCGAACCACGGCAACCTGCGCATCGGCGACGCCCTGTCCGCCGGGGAGCCGATCCGCTTCGTCGGCGTTCCCAGCTTCGCCCCCGACCTCCTGCGCCGGGTCCGGCCCGATGATCCGTTGCGCGCCAAGCATCTCGGCCGCGCGCTGCTCCAGCTCGCGGAAGAGGGCGTGGCGCAGGTGTTCCGCACCCGGAACGGCAACGACTGGATCGTCGGCGTCGCCGGCACCCTCCAGTTCGACGTCCTCGCCGACCGCATCCGCACCGAGTACGAGGTGCCGGTCCGCTTCGAATCGACGGCGATGTCCCTGGCACGCTGGATCGAGGCGGACGACGACCGGACCGTGCGCGACTTCGTGCGCCGCAACGAGGCGAAG
- a CDS encoding acyl-CoA dehydrogenase family protein, translated as MSDLSAFREEARAWVEGNAPEFLRGKAADPNAWAAGGRKAPFIYPESRDWLLAAADRGLSVPTWPEEYGGAGLSRDEAAVLHEEIGRLALPLPLTGFGYSMIGPTLLDHGTEAQKAEHLPKIARGEIRWCQGYSEPNAGSDLASLATSAVRDGDFYVINGQKIWTSGADQADWIFMLVRTNPDVKKQRGITFILVDMASPGVEVRPIRLISGASPFCETFFHDVRTPVHQVIGEVNGGWTVAKALLGHERTSIGGMGRGGARASLPDMARDYVGAAEMGRIADPAIRERVTQWEMDAMSYGLTIRRHGDGLEAGHKPGPESSMFKYYGTELNMRREELMLSIRGPQALGWEGEGFEPAELNQTRTWLRSRANSIEGGTSEIQLNIIAKRVLGLPD; from the coding sequence ATGAGTGATCTGTCCGCATTCCGTGAGGAAGCCCGCGCCTGGGTCGAGGGCAACGCGCCCGAATTCCTGCGCGGCAAGGCTGCCGACCCGAACGCCTGGGCTGCAGGCGGCCGCAAGGCGCCCTTCATCTATCCTGAGAGCCGCGACTGGCTGCTGGCGGCGGCCGATCGGGGACTCTCGGTGCCGACCTGGCCCGAGGAGTACGGCGGCGCCGGCCTCTCCCGCGACGAGGCGGCCGTCCTGCACGAGGAGATAGGGCGGCTGGCCCTGCCGCTGCCGCTGACCGGCTTCGGCTACAGCATGATCGGGCCGACGCTGCTCGATCACGGCACGGAGGCGCAGAAGGCGGAACACCTGCCGAAGATCGCGCGCGGCGAGATCCGCTGGTGCCAGGGGTACTCGGAACCGAACGCCGGATCCGACCTGGCCTCCCTGGCCACATCGGCGGTGCGGGACGGCGACTTCTACGTGATCAACGGGCAGAAGATCTGGACTTCCGGCGCCGACCAGGCGGACTGGATCTTCATGCTCGTGCGCACGAACCCGGACGTCAAGAAGCAGCGCGGCATCACCTTCATCCTGGTCGACATGGCGTCGCCGGGTGTCGAGGTGCGGCCGATCCGGCTGATCAGCGGCGCCTCGCCTTTCTGCGAGACGTTCTTCCACGACGTGCGAACGCCGGTCCACCAGGTCATCGGGGAGGTGAACGGCGGCTGGACGGTGGCGAAGGCGCTGCTCGGCCACGAGCGGACCTCGATCGGCGGCATGGGACGCGGCGGCGCGAGAGCTTCGCTGCCGGACATGGCGCGCGACTACGTCGGCGCCGCCGAGATGGGCCGGATCGCTGACCCGGCGATCCGTGAGCGGGTGACCCAGTGGGAGATGGACGCGATGTCCTACGGGCTCACGATCAGGCGTCACGGCGACGGGCTGGAGGCGGGGCACAAGCCCGGGCCGGAGAGCTCGATGTTCAAGTACTACGGGACGGAGCTCAACATGCGCCGCGAGGAGCTGATGCTCTCGATCCGGGGTCCCCAGGCGCTGGGCTGGGAGGGGGAGGGCTTCGAGCCGGCCGAACTGAACCAGACCCGCACCTGGCTGCGGTCGCGGGCGAACAGCATCGAGGGAGGTACTTCGGAGATCCAGTTGAACATCATCGCCAAGCGCGTGCTGGGGTTGCCGGACTGA
- a CDS encoding acyl-CoA dehydrogenase family protein, with the protein MAPLVLTAPQNMLARTAAELVSKHGGVDRQRRLRDEGAELGFSPEVWAEMADLGWLGIPFAEEHGGLGMGMAETVLITEAMGRGLAPEPFVSAVVFAGGLLADAGNAEQQADWLPALIDGEKRLAPALLEAGSRYRLDRVETRARANGEGWSLSGEKVQVVGGVGADGFLIAARTEGGDDGLTLFLVPAAADGLEVVAQQRVDSRNSAIVRLSDVHVAAGNVVGDIGGGLEPLRRAVDRATVAVCGEMLGVMTEAFERTIEYLKSRSQFGVLIGTFQALKHRAATMFIEIELSRSSVMAAARALDEGSDDAELQVANAKARCSDALILVTNEALQMHGGIGMTDEHDIGLFMKRARALEFAFGDAAFHRQRFARLRGF; encoded by the coding sequence ATGGCTCCGCTGGTCCTCACCGCTCCCCAGAACATGTTGGCCCGGACCGCGGCCGAGCTCGTTTCGAAGCACGGCGGGGTCGATCGCCAGCGGCGACTCCGTGACGAGGGAGCCGAACTCGGTTTCAGCCCCGAAGTCTGGGCCGAGATGGCGGACCTTGGCTGGCTGGGCATCCCTTTCGCGGAGGAGCACGGCGGCCTTGGAATGGGCATGGCCGAGACGGTGCTGATCACGGAGGCGATGGGCCGCGGCCTGGCGCCCGAACCCTTCGTTTCGGCGGTCGTCTTCGCCGGCGGGCTGCTTGCGGACGCCGGCAACGCCGAGCAGCAGGCCGACTGGCTGCCGGCGCTGATCGACGGGGAGAAGCGCCTGGCGCCGGCCCTGCTCGAGGCGGGAAGCAGGTACCGGCTCGACCGGGTCGAGACCAGGGCACGGGCGAACGGCGAAGGCTGGTCGCTTTCGGGTGAGAAGGTCCAGGTGGTCGGCGGCGTCGGCGCCGACGGCTTCCTGATCGCGGCCCGAACCGAGGGCGGTGACGATGGGCTGACGCTCTTCCTCGTTCCGGCGGCGGCGGACGGCCTGGAGGTCGTGGCTCAGCAGCGGGTCGACTCCCGCAACTCGGCAATCGTCCGGCTGAGCGATGTTCACGTGGCGGCCGGCAACGTCGTGGGCGACATCGGCGGCGGGCTGGAACCGCTCAGGAGGGCGGTGGACCGGGCAACGGTCGCCGTCTGCGGCGAGATGCTCGGGGTGATGACGGAGGCCTTCGAGCGCACGATCGAGTACCTGAAGTCGCGCAGCCAGTTCGGCGTTCTGATCGGCACCTTCCAGGCGCTCAAGCATCGGGCGGCAACGATGTTCATCGAGATCGAGCTGTCGCGTTCCTCCGTCATGGCGGCGGCCCGGGCGCTCGACGAGGGCAGCGACGACGCGGAACTCCAGGTCGCGAACGCCAAGGCGCGCTGCTCGGATGCCCTGATCCTGGTTACCAACGAGGCCCTGCAGATGCACGGCGGCATCGGCATGACGGACGAGCACGACATCGGCCTGTTCATGAAGCGGGCCAGGGCCCTCGAGTTCGCCTTCGGCGACGCCGCCTTCCACCGCCAGCGCTTCGCCCGCCTGCGCGGCTTCTAG
- a CDS encoding TonB-dependent receptor — MAPASTSRQALLLSLIAVCWAASGAAQEAVPDQAEEAEQHEHDSADHSGHSHEVETFSHTVTVTGSWIPGTPEDAAQPVSVLSRDDLEAEGSPTMLGVIRNLSFSLGADLESDQFGARANEDRSTLNLRGLGPSRSLVLLNGDRLTWSPGAIPDQAQLIVDTSVLPMVAVEQVEFLRDGGAATYGSDAIAGVMNVITRSHFDGLSFEGKHSVIDGSNGDGEVGLIGGRPFGNGRGHVVSSLGLSRRSPIRLRDRDWAIRPYADNPRGGWSGTGRPAVFYPLSGAPAIRDPNCERVGGAVSSPDSPLCRVQYTPFDNLVQDTRRGQWFTEASWDTEGGWHIGAEYLFSRGDVPSWQTSPGYPPNKVVDLTRSVRANNPGLVDMARLYPELYGAYAFCNAPWCGWRGDGGTQDAAGIDPAWQEVAWIRGRMFGQEGPLRSHIRESDTERFAFDFEGVTGETLWAFRASWSRAVRNLEDGDALQYRARRALAGLGGLACEAQVPNEYDAGGNLSFSLDTLRRHAGQGDCRYWIPFSNSISPHPLVPNASNPDYDPAFDNGPLHDYLTTILGSRGETSLLVVEAVASGLLDWNLPGGATEYAAGVQWRDETYELDPYTVGEPAPRGGALHDIAIYPCPGGPEITTCKKREGVFAYLPPVFPIEDDRGIGSVFGELSLPLAPSVESQVSLRFEDYGGDVGSSLDPKIALRWQATDALALRGSFGTTFRGPTLNQTIVGIADTSRFFIGRIGTFKPIHIHGDPALDPESATTLNTGLVFERSGLGGGSGRVFATVDYWRYDFTDPLVIQPFNSILGLACPPANHPLCDETSPWFDGLTISGGLPSLENLDTLAVRIVNGPDIQTDGIDFRADLQTNAGPGRLTLGASGTTTLSWRIDGWDLGEPYDAKGRLNYDTSLARALPEFKGRLFAGYTVGSFTGRWHLNYTDSYVHDAPAPWGDNYPIDAYATHDLHVSWTIPGDKATLFASILNFGDQDPPRVFRQLNYDPSTHNPLGRILSIGLRFEL, encoded by the coding sequence ATGGCCCCGGCATCGACCTCCCGGCAAGCTCTCCTGCTGTCGCTGATTGCCGTCTGCTGGGCAGCCTCCGGGGCGGCCCAGGAAGCTGTACCGGACCAGGCTGAGGAAGCCGAGCAGCACGAACACGACTCGGCGGACCACTCCGGCCACTCCCACGAAGTCGAGACCTTCAGTCACACGGTCACGGTCACCGGCTCCTGGATTCCGGGAACCCCCGAGGACGCCGCGCAGCCCGTCTCGGTCCTGTCCCGCGACGACCTGGAAGCGGAAGGCTCGCCCACGATGCTCGGCGTCATCCGCAACCTCTCGTTCAGCCTTGGCGCGGACCTCGAATCCGACCAGTTCGGCGCGCGCGCCAACGAGGACCGCTCGACGCTCAACCTGCGCGGCCTCGGACCGAGCCGATCGCTCGTCCTGCTCAACGGCGACCGCCTGACCTGGTCTCCGGGCGCCATCCCGGACCAGGCGCAGCTCATCGTCGACACCAGCGTCCTGCCCATGGTCGCGGTCGAGCAGGTCGAGTTCCTCCGTGACGGCGGTGCCGCCACCTACGGCTCCGACGCCATCGCCGGCGTGATGAACGTGATCACCCGAAGCCACTTCGACGGTCTGTCTTTCGAGGGCAAGCACAGCGTGATCGACGGTTCGAACGGCGACGGCGAGGTCGGCCTCATCGGAGGCCGACCGTTCGGAAACGGGCGTGGTCACGTAGTGAGTTCCCTCGGTCTCTCGCGGCGGAGCCCGATCCGGCTTCGCGACCGGGACTGGGCCATTCGGCCCTACGCCGACAATCCCCGGGGCGGCTGGTCGGGGACCGGGCGGCCGGCGGTGTTCTACCCGCTCTCGGGCGCACCGGCGATCCGCGACCCGAACTGTGAACGCGTCGGGGGCGCGGTCAGCAGCCCCGACAGCCCGCTCTGCCGGGTCCAGTACACGCCGTTCGACAACCTGGTGCAGGACACGCGCCGCGGTCAGTGGTTCACGGAGGCCTCCTGGGACACGGAGGGCGGCTGGCATATCGGCGCCGAGTACCTGTTCTCCAGGGGCGATGTGCCGTCCTGGCAGACGTCGCCGGGCTATCCGCCGAACAAGGTCGTTGATCTCACCCGCTCCGTACGGGCGAACAACCCGGGGCTCGTCGACATGGCCCGGCTCTACCCGGAGCTGTACGGCGCCTACGCCTTCTGCAACGCCCCCTGGTGCGGCTGGCGGGGAGACGGCGGCACCCAGGACGCGGCGGGAATCGACCCGGCCTGGCAGGAAGTGGCGTGGATCCGGGGCCGGATGTTCGGCCAGGAGGGTCCCCTCCGGAGCCACATCCGGGAGTCCGATACGGAGCGATTCGCGTTCGACTTCGAGGGGGTCACCGGCGAGACGCTCTGGGCGTTCCGGGCCTCCTGGTCGAGGGCCGTTCGCAACCTTGAGGACGGCGACGCCCTGCAGTACCGGGCCCGGCGCGCGCTGGCAGGTCTCGGCGGCCTTGCCTGCGAGGCGCAGGTGCCGAACGAGTACGACGCGGGCGGCAACCTCAGCTTCTCCCTGGACACGCTGCGCCGGCACGCGGGCCAGGGCGACTGCCGCTACTGGATCCCGTTCTCCAACTCGATCAGCCCCCATCCCCTGGTGCCGAACGCCTCGAACCCGGACTACGATCCGGCGTTCGACAACGGCCCCCTGCACGATTACCTGACGACGATCCTCGGCAGCCGGGGCGAGACGTCCCTGCTCGTCGTCGAGGCGGTGGCGAGCGGCCTGCTGGACTGGAATCTCCCCGGCGGCGCGACGGAGTACGCGGCCGGCGTGCAGTGGCGAGATGAAACCTACGAGCTGGATCCGTACACGGTCGGCGAACCGGCGCCGCGGGGCGGCGCCCTTCACGACATCGCGATCTACCCCTGCCCGGGCGGTCCGGAAATCACGACGTGCAAGAAGCGCGAAGGCGTCTTCGCCTACCTGCCGCCCGTCTTCCCCATCGAGGACGATCGGGGGATCGGCTCCGTGTTCGGCGAACTCTCGCTGCCGCTCGCTCCCTCGGTCGAAAGCCAGGTCTCGCTCCGCTTCGAGGACTACGGCGGGGACGTCGGCTCGAGTCTCGACCCCAAGATCGCGCTGCGCTGGCAGGCGACCGACGCACTGGCCCTGCGCGGCTCCTTCGGCACCACCTTCCGCGGCCCGACACTGAACCAGACGATCGTCGGAATCGCCGATACGTCGCGGTTCTTCATCGGCCGCATCGGCACCTTCAAACCGATCCACATCCACGGCGACCCGGCGCTCGACCCAGAGTCGGCCACGACGCTCAACACGGGCCTGGTCTTCGAGCGCAGCGGCCTTGGCGGCGGCAGCGGCCGCGTCTTTGCCACCGTCGACTACTGGCGCTATGACTTCACCGACCCGCTCGTCATCCAGCCTTTCAACTCCATCCTCGGCCTCGCCTGCCCGCCCGCGAATCACCCGCTGTGCGACGAGACCTCGCCCTGGTTCGACGGGCTGACCATCAGCGGCGGGCTTCCAAGCCTCGAGAACCTCGACACGCTCGCCGTGCGGATCGTCAACGGCCCGGACATCCAGACCGACGGCATCGATTTCCGCGCCGACCTCCAGACGAACGCGGGCCCGGGACGCCTGACCCTGGGCGCCTCAGGCACGACCACCCTGTCCTGGCGGATCGACGGTTGGGACCTTGGCGAGCCGTACGACGCGAAGGGCAGGTTGAACTACGACACGTCCCTCGCCCGCGCCCTGCCCGAGTTCAAGGGCCGCCTCTTCGCCGGCTACACCGTCGGTTCGTTCACCGGCCGCTGGCACCTGAACTACACGGACTCCTACGTCCACGACGCCCCCGCCCCCTGGGGCGACAACTACCCGATCGACGCCTACGCCACCCACGACCTCCACGTTTCGTGGACCATCCCCGGAGACAAGGCGACCCTCTTCGCGTCCATCCTCAACTTCGGCGACCAGGATCCACCCCGCGTCTTCCGCCAGCTCAACTACGACCCCTCAACCCACAACCCCTTGGGCCGGATCCTCAGCATCGGCCTGCGGTTCGAGCTGTAG
- a CDS encoding CHAT domain-containing protein: protein MTTGKTPGRRTSSATWTGAVILSLSIVNGPTARAQTGGNASSLPDHLRLTADGVATLVYDTSPGRPIGLTFVPGSGDDPVELNLNASAEDLRPLVAEVRELSLLRPPASLGRIVRLGDELGDVLLGPIAEQLRTVSRVALSADGPLSDLPFGAIRAPRSIDPQGRYLIETRTLCWIDPALGAGAADDPSAVERPVALAIADAVYRPPARPLGASMSDGGISWRQHAARRNQASTIRALGVPVVSRAGQAASPALFWESIESYAVRFLHLAVEARINPGDLERSALLLSPVRYDEQAIPVATDELASRLALERESLVVLSGLDTGDHGVGPGPFVQAFGAAGAGSVVASLWPVVDESATHLFAAFYSNLTQGARPAAALRQAQLGLLAEPLRFEQGESREPVEFDASHPYFWAGYRIYRASAETCASRPA, encoded by the coding sequence ATGACGACGGGCAAGACACCGGGGAGGCGGACGTCGTCTGCCACCTGGACCGGCGCCGTGATCCTGAGCCTGTCGATCGTAAACGGGCCGACGGCCCGAGCACAGACCGGTGGAAACGCGAGTTCTCTCCCCGACCATCTCCGGCTGACCGCAGACGGAGTCGCGACCCTGGTGTACGATACCTCTCCCGGCCGTCCCATCGGCCTGACCTTCGTTCCAGGGTCAGGCGACGATCCAGTCGAACTGAACCTGAACGCGAGCGCCGAGGATCTGCGGCCTCTCGTCGCGGAGGTCCGTGAACTCTCGCTGCTTCGGCCACCGGCTTCCCTTGGTCGGATCGTCCGCCTCGGAGACGAGTTGGGAGATGTCCTGCTTGGCCCGATCGCCGAACAGCTCAGGACCGTGTCGCGCGTCGCCCTGTCGGCCGACGGACCACTCAGCGACCTGCCCTTCGGCGCGATCCGAGCCCCCCGGTCGATCGACCCTCAGGGCCGTTACCTGATCGAGACGCGGACTCTGTGCTGGATCGACCCGGCGCTGGGCGCCGGTGCCGCCGACGACCCGTCAGCGGTCGAAAGGCCTGTAGCGCTGGCGATCGCCGACGCCGTCTACCGGCCGCCGGCACGGCCTCTCGGCGCCTCGATGAGCGACGGTGGCATCTCCTGGCGCCAGCACGCCGCGCGCCGCAATCAGGCGAGCACGATCCGCGCGCTGGGCGTGCCGGTGGTATCCCGCGCCGGCCAGGCCGCCTCGCCCGCCCTCTTCTGGGAGTCGATCGAAAGCTACGCCGTCCGGTTCCTGCACCTGGCGGTGGAAGCGCGGATCAACCCGGGGGACCTCGAAAGGTCGGCTCTGCTGCTCTCCCCCGTGAGGTACGACGAGCAGGCCATTCCCGTAGCCACAGACGAGCTGGCGTCGAGACTCGCCCTCGAACGCGAATCGCTGGTCGTCCTCTCCGGCCTGGACACCGGAGACCACGGCGTGGGCCCCGGCCCGTTCGTTCAGGCCTTCGGCGCCGCGGGCGCGGGTTCCGTCGTCGCGTCGTTGTGGCCGGTCGTTGACGAATCCGCCACGCACCTCTTCGCCGCCTTCTACAGCAACCTCACCCAGGGAGCACGCCCTGCCGCGGCGCTCCGGCAAGCCCAACTCGGGCTCCTGGCGGAGCCGCTTCGTTTCGAACAGGGTGAGAGCCGGGAGCCCGTGGAGTTCGACGCCTCCCATCCGTACTTCTGGGCGGGCTACCGGATCTATCGGGCATCTGCAGAAACCTGTGCTTCGAGACCAGCGTAG